One window of the Solanum stenotomum isolate F172 chromosome 11, ASM1918654v1, whole genome shotgun sequence genome contains the following:
- the LOC125844655 gene encoding SKP1-like protein 11, whose amino-acid sequence MASSSSAPESKILTLKSADNDEFQVEASIAVQSIAIKNMVEDGYTDIPLVNISSEVLIKIIDYLTKHAEKSGCSEDELKEFDDEFVKMSIKKMSLFVYAANFLHIADLTSLLCQAIADKIKNKSVNAVRRIFDITGDYTPEEEAEVRAEHDWAHEGELDDTADEDDVVRDENEGKSDDNDTSEEETGEN is encoded by the coding sequence ATGGCGTCGTCATCATCGGCACCGGAGAGCAAGATTCTGACCTTGAAATCTGCCGACAACGACGAATTTCAGGTCGAAGCATCCATCGCCGTTCAATCTATAGCCATCAAAAACATGGTAGAGGACGGTTACACAGACATTCCGCTGGTGAACATCAGTAGCGAAGTCCTTATCAAAATTATCGATTACCTGACGAAGCACGCGGAGAAGTCTGGTTGTAGCGAAGACGAACTGAAAGAATTCGATGATGAATTCGTTAAGATGAGCATCAAAAAAATGTCTCTGTTTGTATACGCTGCTAATTTCCTTCACATTGCTGATTTGACGAGCCTGTTATGCCAGGCGATTGCTGATAAAATTAAGAACAAATCGGTGAATGCTGTTCGGAGGATTTTTGATATTACTGGTGATTATACACCGGAGGAAGAAGCAGAGGTTCGTGCTGAACATGACTGGGCACATGAAGGAGAGCTTGATGATACTGCTGATGAGGACGATGTTGTTCGTGATGAAAATGAAGGAAAGAGTGATGACAACGATACATCAGAGGAAGAAACAGGTGAAAATTGA
- the LOC125845150 gene encoding ras-related protein RABF1 yields the protein MGCASSAADRNSGRAAGLNPDNGGAIDPKNLKVKLVLLGDSGVGKSCIVLRFVRGQFDPTSKVTVGASFLSQTIALQDSTTVKFEIWDTAGQERYAALAPLYYRGAAVAVVVYDITSPESFAKAQYWVKELQKHGSPDIVMALVGNKADLDEKREVTTQDGIDCAEKNGMFFIETSAKTADNINQLFEEIAKRLPRPTAA from the exons ATGGGTTGCGCATCTTCAGCTGCag ATAGGAATTCGGGACGGGCTGCTGGACTTAATCCTGATAATGGTGGAGCAATTGACCCTAAAAATCTTAAAGTGAAG CTGGTACTCTTGGGTGATTCTGGTGTTGGTAAAAGCTGTATAGTTCTGCGTTTTGTACGTGGTCAATTTGATCCAACATCTAAG GTGACTGTAGGAGCTTCTTTTCTGTCTCAAACAATAGCCTTGCAGGACTCAACTAcagttaaatttgaaatatgggACACAGCTGGTCAAGAGAG GTATGCAGCTCTTGCACCATTATACTACCGAGGTGCTGCAGTTGCAGTGGTTGTGTATGATATTACTAGTCCTGAGTCTTTTGCCAAAGCACAATACTGGGTCAAG GAATTGCAAAAACATGGGAGCCCTGATATAGTCATGGCTCTGGTTGGCAACAAAGCTGATCTCGATGAAAAAAGAGAAGTAACGACACAA GATGGAATTGACTGTGCTGAAAAGAACGGTATGTTCTTTATAGAAACATCTGCTAAGACAGCTGATAATATCAACCAGCTGTTTGAG GAAATCGCAAAGAGATTGCCACGCCCGACTGCTGCTTGA
- the LOC125846063 gene encoding F-box protein CPR1-like gives MAQKRKNNGEIANSFATKKHKTMKKANFMLSALLSPLFSLLTNNNFLSKLLGKKTPLKPSIDQLDVHDRVMVCVPEEILVNILSRLSVRFLLRFKCVSKFCSTLISDPYFTMKHLNRAKNDQDSQKLLINQRCPEDSIFSLYCCPLSPIQQVKDVQKLKLDSPSTLKPRHCMIHCCYNGLAIIEIRDKDRIKYLLWNPSIRESIVLPPLECPRDGGSRFGLGYDSNSCDYKILHMHQNVPGLEYPNEILALKDGSWRSIDEHPRANRRWFYAMDYLPFIHAAFHWLEVSINFFVVFSFDISNEVYREIPLSEEILSLRSGPNNVGVSALEGMLCVHSNPFFTGKATFKVWILKEYGVKESWMSLLTIVINTPYFNSSPRYRFADGEVLFWCVNLETRGHAFRTVSSI, from the exons ATGGCGCAGAAAAGGAAGAATAATGGAGAAATAGCAAATAGTTTTGCTACGAAGAAACATAAAACGATGAAAAAAGCTAATTTTATGCTCTCTGCTCTGTTATCTCCTCTATTCTCCTTGCTAACCAACAACAATTTTTTAAGTAAATTATTAGGGAAGAAGACGCCATTGAAGCCCTCAATTGATCAGCTGGATGTTCATGATCGG GTCATGGTTTGCGTTCCAGAGGAAATACTTGTCAACATTCTCAGCAGGTTATCTGTGCGGTTTCTTCTTCGATTTAAATGCGTTTCCAAATTTTGCTCAACATTGATATCTGATCCTTACTTTACAATGAAGCATCTCAATCGTGCCAAGAATGACCAAGATTCCCAAAAGCTTCTTATCAACCAACGGTGCCCTGAGGATTCTATATTCTCTCTATATTGTTGTCCTTTATCGCCTATTCAACAGGTTAAGGATGTACAAAAACTTAAACTTGATTCCCCTTCAACCCTTAAACCAAGGCATTGCATGATCCATTGTTGTTACAATGGCTTAGCTATTATCGAGATTCGTGATAAAGATCGCATCAAATATTTGTTGTGGAACCCCTCAATAAGAGAATCAATAGTACTTCCCCCTTTAGAATGTCCTCGGGACGGAGGTTCTCGTTTTGGTTTGGGTTATGACTCAAACAGTTGTGATTATAAGATCCTTCATATGCACCAGAACGTACCTGGTCTCGAATATCCTAATGAAATTCTCGCGTTGAAAGATGGCTCTTGGAGAAGCATTGATGAACATCCTCGTGCCAATCGCCGTTGGTTTTATGCCATGGATTATTTGCCATTTATACATGCGGCATTTCATTGGCTCGAGgtttcaataaatttttttgtggtgTTTTCATTTGATATTTCAAATGAAGTGTACAGAGAGATACCTTTGTCAGAGGAAATATTAAGCTTGAGGTCAGGCCCTAACAATGTTGGTGTTTCTGCGTTGGAAGGAATGCTTTGTGTTCATTCTAATCCCTTTTTCACGGGAAAGGCTACTTTTAAGGTATGGATATTAAAAGAGTATGGTGTCAAGGAATCTTGGATGTCATTGTTAACTATAGTGATAAATACTCCATATTTTAATTCCTCACCGAGATATAGGTTTGCGGATGGTGAAGTCCTATTCTGGTGCGTGAATCTTGAAACTAGAGGGCACGCATTTAGGACGGTCAGTAGCATTTAG